A stretch of the Streptomyces sp. NBC_00078 genome encodes the following:
- a CDS encoding serine hydrolase encodes MRTEAGGWLLGAAAAGAGAVWLWRHQDKVMTGRPVNEWTFAHMNLLLPTEDVRRRGDVFPLPRRPRPLDVTYGFEGRERSLAELHTRTNTTSFVVLYGGEIVHESYPGYFAGGDVRFQMFSITKSVTSMLIGIALDEGVIKDVTDPVTVYCRDLVGSAFDGVTIEHLLDMSSGVGDLETYTVRDSLINRFAKAATGGGSLHDVVSSAERSTEAGTQFNYSTVDTQVLGWVLESATGRSLAQYATERLWSRIGAERDAYYWLTRRRPRTAIGGGSLNATARDMARLGLLMSRGGELNGQRIVSEEWATRSRGRGVPHLEVGALGPSGYPYYGYSNQWWTLGGERRPFTAVGIHGQYLYVDPEADVVIVKTSAWPTADDPSRDAESIAALRAVADHLQEDHR; translated from the coding sequence ATGCGCACCGAAGCGGGTGGGTGGCTGCTGGGAGCCGCCGCGGCAGGCGCCGGGGCGGTCTGGCTGTGGCGCCACCAGGACAAGGTGATGACCGGTCGCCCCGTCAATGAGTGGACGTTCGCTCACATGAATCTCCTCCTGCCCACCGAAGACGTACGCCGCCGTGGGGACGTGTTCCCCCTGCCCCGGCGACCGCGCCCCCTGGACGTGACCTACGGCTTCGAGGGGCGGGAGCGGAGCCTCGCCGAACTGCACACCCGAACGAACACCACCTCCTTCGTTGTGCTGTACGGCGGCGAGATCGTCCACGAGTCGTATCCGGGGTACTTCGCCGGCGGCGACGTGCGGTTCCAGATGTTCTCGATTACCAAATCGGTGACGTCGATGCTGATCGGGATCGCCCTCGACGAGGGGGTGATCAAGGACGTGACCGACCCGGTGACGGTGTACTGCAGGGATCTGGTGGGCTCCGCCTTCGACGGGGTGACCATCGAGCATCTGCTCGACATGAGCAGCGGGGTGGGTGACCTGGAGACCTACACCGTTCGGGACAGTCTGATCAACCGGTTCGCCAAGGCCGCCACGGGGGGCGGCTCGCTGCACGACGTCGTGTCCTCGGCCGAGCGTTCGACCGAGGCCGGCACACAGTTCAACTACTCGACGGTCGACACCCAGGTCCTGGGATGGGTGCTGGAGTCCGCCACCGGCCGCTCACTCGCGCAGTACGCCACGGAGCGCCTCTGGAGCCGTATCGGCGCTGAGCGCGACGCGTACTACTGGCTCACTCGCAGGCGTCCGCGTACCGCGATCGGCGGTGGCTCGCTCAATGCCACCGCGCGCGACATGGCCCGGCTGGGGTTGCTGATGTCCCGTGGCGGAGAGCTGAACGGGCAGCGCATCGTGTCCGAGGAATGGGCGACGCGCAGCCGCGGTCGCGGGGTGCCGCATCTGGAGGTCGGCGCCCTGGGCCCCAGCGGCTATCCGTATTACGGGTACAGCAACCAGTGGTGGACACTCGGCGGCGAGCGACGTCCCTTCACCGCGGTGGGGATTCACGGCCAGTACCTGTATGTGGACCCGGAGGCCGACGTGGTGATCGTCAAGACCAGCGCGTGGCCGACGGCGGACGACCCCTCGCGTGACGCGGAGTCCATCGCGGCACTGCGGGCGGTTGCCGACCACCTGCAGGAGGACCATCGTTGA
- a CDS encoding RICIN domain-containing protein gives MSAALALALSVVLLTSLTTPTPASAATQASYYVAPDGNDANAGTITAPFKTLQHARDVVRTVNSNMTGDINVYLRGGNYPVSSTINFTSADSGTNGHHVVYAAYQDEKPVLNGGVQVTGWTQHSGNIWQAPLNRDNKLRALYVNDKRAQMASKTINSAGCYGTYTVTAGQAPWAWESGSQCDGAKYSLSDLPAVASNQDDVEIKSATTWTTAIVGVRQITTSSDGANRVALFQQPGAAIAQGPPNGNFNAGGTHTFMNAYEFLDQPGEFYFDKTKHTLYYYKSGSEDMTSVQVFAPNNVSTLIKIAGTSTTAHARNITFSGLTVEHSDWNLVNVAGSVFRQGQQGNSSSTVYAKKNFHAYTYRNVDLPPGTIQIENADGIVLKRNTVQHTGADGISMVNDVTDSQLTGNVTNDIAGSAITVGHPQHVYIGDYTSTNNEKYPVNVEGVCKNISVTDNYLYDSAVLFQGSSPVSAYFTDSLSVQHNRIEKSPWAGITLGWGWWNFDGSANSVNPGTPTTTAKNNTVSYNQIVDTMQVLGDSAPIYDLGSQPGTVISNNYIQGVPAGHKYGLHPDEGSAYLNFHDNVLDVDPNVAYTINSGTWGRQHDLSMTNTYGTVNKIFDKSVPNSTIEDVHAYADRVWPSQAYDIAVHSGLEDAYKDIVPQSNLGLQDYALPASTFTGKGVSSIPVRSIGDATRTLWLAPSGTTTFAVGPTMTKAAGTATTISVPPTVGDYRLYVVDAQGTASAASKSLVRQRWAYVDDKDSGLTYSSGWSNWNDSQDFKGSEKFTGRAGDNVQYSFTGSGVRYLGMKQPNMGKADIYIDGTLAQSGIDAYASTVTKQVPLFEKTDLAAGPHTIKVVCTGTKNAASSGTVCALDAFASIPFPVTNALYKVLNKNSGKAIDVSGGSTSAGANIIQWNDTGSQNQHWRWAAVGDGSYEIVNQNSGQLLDVANASTADNATVVQWTDDNGANQHWTLTAAGNGYYKIKNVKSGKLLAVSGSSTTAGAQLVQTTDTNADSQLWQAVNVD, from the coding sequence TTGTCCGCAGCGCTTGCGCTGGCTCTCTCCGTGGTGCTTCTGACATCCCTCACGACGCCGACCCCGGCCTCGGCCGCGACCCAGGCGAGCTACTACGTCGCCCCCGACGGCAACGACGCCAACGCCGGGACGATCACGGCACCGTTCAAGACCCTGCAGCACGCACGGGACGTCGTGCGCACGGTCAACAGCAACATGACCGGAGACATCAACGTCTATCTCCGCGGCGGCAACTATCCGGTGAGCAGCACCATCAACTTCACGTCGGCCGACTCCGGAACGAACGGCCACCATGTCGTGTACGCCGCCTACCAGGACGAGAAGCCCGTCCTGAACGGAGGCGTTCAGGTGACCGGCTGGACACAGCACAGCGGGAACATCTGGCAGGCCCCGCTGAACCGCGACAACAAGCTCCGCGCGCTCTACGTCAACGACAAGCGCGCCCAGATGGCCTCGAAGACGATCAACTCGGCCGGATGCTACGGGACCTACACCGTCACGGCCGGCCAGGCTCCCTGGGCCTGGGAGTCAGGTTCGCAGTGCGACGGAGCCAAGTACAGCCTCTCCGATCTGCCCGCCGTCGCCTCCAACCAGGACGACGTCGAAATCAAGTCGGCGACGACCTGGACCACGGCCATCGTCGGAGTCCGCCAGATCACCACAAGCTCGGACGGCGCCAATCGCGTGGCCCTGTTCCAGCAGCCGGGTGCGGCCATTGCCCAGGGACCGCCGAACGGCAACTTCAACGCCGGCGGCACCCACACGTTCATGAATGCGTACGAATTCCTGGACCAGCCGGGCGAGTTCTACTTCGACAAGACGAAGCACACTCTGTACTACTACAAGTCCGGCTCCGAGGACATGACGTCTGTGCAGGTCTTCGCGCCGAACAACGTGTCCACCCTCATCAAGATCGCCGGCACCTCCACGACAGCCCACGCGCGGAACATCACGTTCTCCGGGCTGACCGTCGAACACTCCGACTGGAACCTGGTCAATGTCGCGGGCTCCGTCTTCCGTCAGGGCCAGCAGGGCAACTCCAGCTCGACCGTCTACGCGAAGAAGAACTTCCACGCGTACACCTACCGCAACGTCGACCTGCCGCCGGGGACCATCCAGATCGAGAACGCCGACGGGATCGTACTGAAGCGCAACACGGTGCAGCACACCGGCGCCGACGGAATCAGCATGGTCAACGACGTGACCGACTCGCAGTTGACCGGCAACGTCACGAACGACATAGCCGGCTCCGCCATCACCGTGGGACACCCCCAGCACGTGTACATCGGGGACTACACCTCGACCAACAACGAGAAGTACCCGGTGAACGTCGAAGGAGTCTGCAAGAACATCTCGGTCACGGACAACTACCTCTACGACAGCGCGGTGTTGTTCCAGGGGTCCAGCCCCGTGTCGGCGTACTTCACCGATTCCCTGTCCGTGCAGCACAACCGGATCGAGAAATCCCCGTGGGCGGGCATCACCCTCGGCTGGGGATGGTGGAACTTCGACGGTTCGGCGAACTCCGTCAATCCCGGGACACCGACCACCACAGCGAAGAACAACACCGTCAGCTACAACCAGATCGTCGACACGATGCAGGTGCTGGGCGACTCCGCTCCCATCTACGACCTGGGCAGCCAGCCGGGAACCGTGATCAGCAACAACTACATCCAGGGCGTTCCGGCCGGTCACAAGTACGGACTCCACCCCGATGAGGGCTCCGCCTACCTCAACTTCCACGACAACGTGCTCGACGTCGACCCGAACGTGGCCTACACCATCAACTCAGGCACCTGGGGCCGGCAGCACGACCTGAGCATGACCAACACCTACGGCACCGTCAACAAGATCTTCGACAAGAGCGTCCCGAACAGCACCATCGAGGACGTGCACGCGTACGCGGACCGCGTGTGGCCGTCGCAGGCGTACGACATCGCGGTGCACTCCGGTCTTGAGGACGCCTACAAGGACATCGTCCCCCAGAGCAACCTGGGCCTGCAGGACTACGCCCTGCCCGCAAGCACCTTCACCGGCAAGGGCGTGTCATCCATCCCCGTCCGCTCCATCGGTGACGCGACCAGGACTCTCTGGCTGGCTCCCTCCGGTACGACGACGTTCGCCGTCGGCCCCACCATGACGAAGGCGGCCGGAACGGCTACGACCATCAGCGTCCCGCCGACGGTCGGCGACTACCGTCTCTACGTCGTGGACGCACAGGGGACCGCGTCCGCCGCGTCCAAGTCGCTCGTACGCCAGCGTTGGGCCTACGTCGACGACAAGGACTCCGGCCTCACCTACTCCTCCGGCTGGTCCAACTGGAACGACTCGCAGGACTTCAAGGGGTCCGAGAAATTCACGGGCAGGGCGGGCGACAACGTCCAGTACTCGTTCACCGGCTCGGGCGTTCGGTATCTCGGCATGAAGCAGCCGAACATGGGGAAGGCCGACATCTACATCGACGGCACCCTCGCGCAGTCGGGCATCGACGCGTATGCCTCGACGGTGACGAAGCAGGTGCCGCTGTTCGAGAAGACGGATCTCGCCGCGGGTCCCCACACGATCAAGGTCGTGTGCACCGGAACGAAGAACGCCGCCTCTTCCGGCACCGTCTGTGCGCTGGACGCGTTCGCCTCCATCCCCTTCCCCGTCACGAACGCGTTGTACAAGGTCCTCAACAAGAACAGCGGCAAAGCGATCGACGTCTCGGGCGGTTCGACCTCCGCCGGGGCGAACATCATCCAGTGGAACGACACCGGGTCGCAGAACCAGCACTGGCGGTGGGCCGCGGTGGGCGACGGCAGCTACGAGATCGTCAACCAGAACAGCGGTCAACTGCTGGACGTCGCCAACGCGTCCACCGCGGACAACGCGACCGTCGTCCAGTGGACCGACGACAACGGCGCGAACCAGCACTGGACACTGACCGCCGCCGGAAACGGCTACTACAAGATCAAGAACGTGAAGAGCGGCAAGCTGCTCGCGGTGTCCGGCTCATCGACGACAGCAGGCGCTCAGCTCGTGCAGACGACGGACACGAACGCCGACAGCCAGCTGTGGCAGGCGGTGAACGTGGACTGA
- a CDS encoding amidohydrolase, whose translation MTPTTAPLIDAHHHLWDLHQRPQPWLDDPDLTSINRTFTLADLRTTATQPIGGRRLHSTVAVQCMPDVPETQDLLALAEREPLIGAVVGWADLTSPAIGEVLDRLLAGPGGTYLRSLRHLVQGETDPNWLQRPDVERGLAVTGDRGLSYDVLVRSHQLDQAIRLAERFPDLPQVLNHAGKPSIASGELAEWERQLRRLATHQQVVCKVSGLITEADHGKWTVDDIRPVWDVLFSAFGPDRLMFGSDWPVANLAGGWNRWAATVDELLDGSSDTETSAILAGTATAFYRLPACG comes from the coding sequence GTGACCCCCACCACCGCCCCACTCATCGACGCCCACCACCACCTGTGGGACCTCCACCAGCGTCCGCAGCCCTGGCTCGACGACCCCGACCTGACATCGATCAACCGCACCTTCACCCTCGCCGACCTGCGCACCACCGCCACCCAGCCCATCGGAGGCCGCCGTCTGCACAGCACGGTGGCCGTCCAGTGCATGCCGGACGTGCCCGAGACGCAGGACCTGCTCGCCCTCGCGGAGCGGGAGCCGCTGATCGGAGCCGTGGTCGGGTGGGCAGACCTGACGTCTCCGGCGATCGGTGAGGTGCTGGACCGACTGCTCGCCGGGCCGGGAGGTACCTACCTGCGGTCCCTGCGTCATCTCGTCCAGGGCGAGACGGACCCGAACTGGCTGCAACGCCCCGATGTCGAACGCGGGTTGGCGGTAACCGGGGACCGCGGGCTCTCCTACGACGTACTGGTCCGCAGCCACCAGCTCGACCAGGCGATCCGGCTGGCCGAACGCTTCCCCGACCTGCCCCAGGTACTCAACCACGCCGGCAAGCCGTCGATCGCCTCCGGTGAACTGGCCGAATGGGAACGCCAGTTGCGCCGGCTGGCCACACACCAGCAGGTGGTCTGCAAGGTCTCGGGGCTGATCACCGAGGCTGACCACGGCAAGTGGACCGTCGACGACATCCGCCCAGTGTGGGACGTCCTGTTCTCCGCCTTCGGCCCCGACCGCCTGATGTTCGGCTCCGACTGGCCGGTGGCGAACCTCGCGGGCGGCTGGAACCGCTGGGCCGCCACGGTGGACGAACTGCTCGACGGATCTTCCGACACCGAGACCTCGGCGATCCTCGCGGGCACCGCAACCGCCTTCTACCGTCTTCCCGCCTGCGGCTGA
- a CDS encoding SDR family NAD(P)-dependent oxidoreductase, which yields MTATRLPTARRLLGKLPLVDPGRPPLPARTAFLTGASSGIGKALATELCARGYDVYLTARRIELLEELRARLTAAFPQRSVTVAALDVTEHEAVARTIDDAARRFGGLGMVIANAGVDAGGNIGEGRFEAHRAVVDVNLLGAMATIDAAVAHFRSTGGGQVVGFSSVLAGAGLPGEAPYCASKAGLTRYLQSLRGELWNSGITVTTVAPGYIDTPINEALGDKRPFLIDTRTGARKIMDRIESGAVHATVPRVPWTVVAYLLARLPTRLLRKVNT from the coding sequence ATGACAGCCACCCGACTGCCCACCGCGCGCCGCCTGCTCGGAAAACTGCCCCTCGTCGACCCGGGCCGGCCCCCGCTGCCCGCGAGAACCGCGTTCCTGACCGGTGCCAGCTCGGGCATCGGCAAGGCGCTCGCAACCGAGCTGTGCGCCCGCGGCTACGACGTGTACCTCACGGCGCGCAGAATCGAGCTCCTCGAAGAACTGCGGGCACGGCTCACCGCCGCGTTCCCGCAGCGTTCGGTGACCGTGGCCGCCCTCGACGTGACCGAGCACGAGGCCGTGGCGCGGACGATCGACGACGCGGCCCGACGGTTCGGCGGACTCGGAATGGTCATCGCCAACGCGGGGGTCGACGCAGGGGGCAACATCGGGGAGGGCCGCTTCGAGGCGCACCGCGCGGTGGTGGACGTCAATCTGCTGGGTGCGATGGCGACCATCGACGCGGCCGTCGCACACTTCCGCAGCACGGGCGGCGGGCAGGTGGTGGGCTTCAGCTCCGTCCTGGCCGGGGCGGGCCTGCCGGGCGAGGCGCCGTACTGCGCCTCCAAGGCAGGGCTCACGAGATACCTTCAGTCGCTGCGCGGCGAGCTGTGGAACAGCGGCATCACCGTGACCACGGTCGCCCCCGGCTACATCGACACCCCGATCAACGAAGCCCTGGGCGACAAACGACCGTTCCTCATCGATACCCGCACGGGCGCCCGCAAGATCATGGACCGCATCGAGTCCGGCGCCGTCCACGCGACAGTGCCCCGAGTGCCCTGGACCGTCGTCGCATACCTGCTGGCCCGGCTCCCGACCCGTCTGCTGCGGAAGGTCAATACCTGA
- a CDS encoding zinc-binding dehydrogenase, translating to MTLAVRYLSARTLDTAPAENPSPGPGEVEIAPAYVGICGTDLHIFHGDMDARVAAPAVLGHEMSGRIVRVGAGVEEWSPGDAVTVMPLRWDDSCPACRAGHQHICQHLDFIGIDSPGAMQQRWTVPAATLIRLPESLALDRAALVEPTAVAVHDVGRAQVTEGEKAVVVGGGPVGILISLVARAAGADVRVVELSPHRRRLAEELGLTAWDPAHADVPALVGEWTSGAGADVAFEVSGAQGGVDTAVDVLGVRGRLCLVAIHARPREVNLHRFFWRELTLVGARLYDRSDFEHAVTLVADGIIPAQRLISKVVPLTQAPAAFEALEGGGDVMKILVDCTDDSQGAAQ from the coding sequence ATGACACTCGCAGTCCGCTACCTCTCCGCCCGCACCCTGGACACCGCGCCCGCCGAGAACCCGTCCCCCGGCCCCGGCGAGGTGGAGATCGCCCCCGCCTACGTCGGTATCTGCGGCACCGATCTGCACATCTTCCACGGCGACATGGATGCCCGGGTTGCCGCGCCCGCGGTCCTCGGGCACGAGATGTCCGGCCGGATCGTGCGGGTGGGGGCGGGAGTAGAAGAGTGGTCGCCCGGGGACGCGGTCACGGTGATGCCGCTGCGCTGGGACGACTCCTGCCCGGCCTGCCGGGCCGGCCACCAGCACATCTGCCAGCACCTGGACTTCATCGGCATCGACTCCCCCGGCGCGATGCAGCAGCGCTGGACCGTACCCGCCGCCACCCTGATCCGGCTGCCGGAGTCGCTTGCCCTGGACCGGGCCGCGCTCGTCGAGCCGACCGCGGTTGCCGTGCACGATGTGGGCCGGGCCCAGGTCACCGAGGGCGAGAAGGCCGTCGTCGTCGGCGGCGGCCCCGTCGGCATCCTCATCTCCCTGGTCGCCCGGGCCGCCGGGGCCGACGTCCGGGTGGTCGAGCTGAGCCCTCACCGGCGGCGGCTGGCCGAGGAGCTGGGACTGACGGCATGGGATCCGGCCCACGCGGATGTGCCGGCGCTGGTCGGTGAGTGGACCTCCGGTGCGGGCGCGGACGTCGCCTTCGAGGTCTCCGGCGCGCAAGGCGGCGTGGACACGGCCGTGGACGTCCTCGGCGTGCGCGGCCGGCTGTGCCTGGTCGCCATCCACGCCCGCCCCCGCGAGGTGAACCTGCACCGCTTCTTCTGGCGTGAACTCACCCTGGTGGGTGCCCGGTTGTACGACCGCTCCGACTTCGAGCACGCGGTGACCCTGGTCGCCGACGGCATCATCCCGGCCCAGCGGCTGATCAGCAAGGTCGTACCGCTCACCCAGGCACCCGCCGCGTTCGAGGCCCTGGAAGGCGGCGGCGACGTAATGAAGATCCTCGTGGACTGCACCGACGACAGCCAAGGAGCCGCCCAGTGA
- a CDS encoding TetR/AcrR family transcriptional regulator, translating into MTRASTNSAGATTAGRKRRPASFLTPDLILDTAMAVIETDGPEALTFRRLGTDLGADHTAVLRHFRSKDDLLLGLAARLVGDALHDFAPSESWRETLASLARRIRAACLQHPGVAILVAARTSRRDPEFHGADVVIGALLDAGLQGREAAAYYRVLADTALAAGAFEASFNVLDKGAQEGDRLAWRREYLTASPQRYPNLAQVAPFLAEIDEEDQFETAISLFLDAVELRAQCARGERSEHTEN; encoded by the coding sequence ATGACACGCGCGAGCACCAACTCGGCAGGAGCCACTACCGCGGGGCGAAAGCGGCGTCCGGCATCCTTCCTCACCCCGGATCTGATCCTGGACACCGCAATGGCCGTGATCGAGACGGACGGTCCGGAGGCGCTCACCTTCCGTCGGCTGGGCACTGATCTGGGCGCCGACCACACAGCGGTCCTGCGGCACTTCCGCAGCAAGGACGACCTGCTGCTCGGCCTGGCCGCCCGGCTGGTCGGCGATGCCCTGCATGACTTCGCACCGTCGGAAAGCTGGCGCGAGACCCTCGCGTCGCTCGCCCGACGGATCCGTGCCGCATGCCTGCAGCACCCGGGTGTGGCCATCCTGGTCGCGGCCCGTACCTCCCGGCGCGATCCGGAGTTCCATGGCGCCGACGTGGTCATCGGCGCCCTGCTCGATGCCGGCCTCCAGGGACGCGAAGCGGCCGCGTACTACCGGGTCCTGGCCGATACGGCACTCGCCGCCGGCGCCTTCGAGGCATCCTTCAACGTGCTGGACAAGGGCGCTCAGGAAGGCGACCGGCTGGCCTGGCGCCGCGAGTACCTGACGGCCTCGCCACAGCGGTATCCGAACCTGGCTCAGGTCGCCCCCTTTCTCGCGGAAATCGACGAAGAGGACCAGTTCGAGACCGCGATCAGCCTCTTCCTCGACGCCGTGGAGCTCCGCGCGCAGTGCGCCCGCGGAGAACGAAGCGAACACACGGAGAACTGA
- a CDS encoding aldo/keto reductase has protein sequence MHQRSIQHTSVSLTALGFGGSVIGNLYRLTPAADAAAAVDAAWEAGLRYFDTAPHYGLGLSERRLGAALRDRPRDEYVVSSKVGRLLVPNEAPRGIDSEGFVVRDDLRRQWDFSRDGVLRSIEDTLQRTGLDRLDIVYLHDPDDHWRQAADEAMPALAELRDQGMIGAIGAGMNQSAMLARFLRETAADVVMLAGRYTLLDQSALDDVLPAAAELGKSVVAAGVFNSGLLSLDQPAEGMKYDYQDAPPELVARALAIAHVCEAHGTTLPAAAIAFPTTHPSVINVTLGMRDRAQVTQNVELQRSAVPGALWDDLRCHGLIRPDVLTTGSTQGTAERPAPDGRFAAHDGTHGGSSRCR, from the coding sequence TTGCACCAGCGGAGTATCCAGCACACGTCCGTCTCACTCACCGCGCTCGGCTTCGGCGGGTCCGTGATCGGCAACCTCTACCGCCTCACCCCGGCCGCCGACGCGGCAGCCGCCGTCGACGCGGCCTGGGAGGCCGGCCTGCGGTATTTCGACACCGCACCGCACTACGGTCTCGGCCTCTCCGAACGCCGCCTGGGCGCCGCACTACGAGACCGCCCGCGCGACGAGTACGTCGTGTCCTCCAAGGTGGGCAGGCTGCTGGTGCCCAACGAGGCGCCCCGCGGCATCGACAGCGAGGGCTTCGTCGTACGCGACGACCTGCGCCGCCAGTGGGACTTCAGCCGCGACGGCGTGCTCCGCTCCATCGAGGACACCCTGCAGCGCACCGGCCTGGACCGACTCGACATCGTCTACCTGCACGACCCGGACGACCACTGGCGGCAGGCCGCCGACGAGGCCATGCCCGCGCTCGCGGAGCTGCGCGACCAGGGCATGATCGGCGCCATCGGCGCCGGCATGAACCAGTCGGCCATGCTCGCCCGCTTCCTGCGCGAGACCGCCGCCGACGTGGTCATGCTCGCCGGCCGCTACACCCTCCTGGACCAGTCCGCACTGGACGACGTCCTGCCCGCCGCGGCGGAACTCGGCAAGAGCGTCGTCGCAGCCGGCGTGTTCAACTCCGGACTCCTCTCCCTCGACCAGCCCGCCGAAGGCATGAAGTACGACTACCAGGACGCCCCACCGGAACTCGTCGCACGAGCCCTGGCGATCGCCCACGTATGCGAAGCGCACGGCACCACCCTGCCCGCCGCCGCCATCGCCTTCCCGACCACCCACCCCAGTGTCATCAACGTCACCCTCGGCATGCGCGACCGCGCACAAGTGACACAGAACGTGGAACTCCAGCGAAGCGCCGTACCCGGGGCGCTCTGGGACGACCTCCGGTGCCACGGGCTGATCAGGCCCGACGTCCTTACCACCGGCAGTACCCAGGGCACGGCCGAACGCCCAGCGCCCGATGGACGGTTCGCGGCACATGACGGCACTCACGGGGGGAGTTCCCGGTGCCGTTGA
- a CDS encoding SDR family oxidoreductase has product MNAFDLTGKLAVVTGARRGIGRAMARALAAAGADIIGVSAQLEESGSDVEKDILATGRSFEAIRTDFADPEAVHALGANLARRNRPVDILVNNAGTIRRAPATQHTDADWDLVLQVNLSAQFTLTRAVGAAMVTRGHGKIIFTASLLSLQGGVTVPGYTAAKHGIAGLTKALANEWAPHGVNVNAIAPGYIATDNTQALQDDPARSKAILDRIPAGRWGTADDLAGATVFLASDAATYLHGVTLPVDGGWLGR; this is encoded by the coding sequence GTGAACGCCTTCGACCTCACCGGCAAACTCGCCGTCGTCACCGGCGCCCGGCGCGGCATCGGCCGCGCCATGGCCCGCGCCCTGGCCGCAGCCGGCGCGGACATCATCGGCGTCAGCGCCCAGCTGGAGGAGTCCGGCAGCGACGTGGAAAAGGACATCCTCGCCACGGGACGTTCCTTCGAAGCCATCCGCACCGACTTCGCCGACCCCGAAGCCGTTCACGCTCTCGGCGCGAACCTCGCCCGGCGAAACCGCCCCGTGGACATCCTGGTCAACAACGCAGGCACCATCCGCCGCGCCCCGGCCACCCAACACACCGACGCCGACTGGGACCTGGTACTCCAGGTCAACCTCAGCGCCCAGTTCACGCTCACCCGGGCGGTCGGCGCAGCGATGGTGACCCGCGGCCACGGGAAGATCATCTTCACCGCATCGCTGCTCAGCCTCCAGGGCGGCGTCACCGTCCCCGGCTACACCGCCGCGAAACACGGCATCGCCGGACTCACCAAAGCCCTGGCCAACGAATGGGCCCCACACGGCGTCAACGTCAACGCCATCGCCCCCGGCTACATCGCCACCGACAACACCCAAGCCCTCCAGGACGACCCCGCGCGCAGCAAGGCCATCCTCGACCGGATCCCCGCCGGACGATGGGGCACCGCGGACGACCTCGCCGGCGCCACCGTATTCCTCGCCTCGGACGCCGCCACCTACCTCCACGGCGTAACCCTGCCCGTCGACGGCGGCTGGCTCGGCCGATGA